In one window of Clarias gariepinus isolate MV-2021 ecotype Netherlands chromosome 10, CGAR_prim_01v2, whole genome shotgun sequence DNA:
- the LOC128532055 gene encoding calcitonin-like — MFMMKISAVLIVSVLTACHLYSSHAAPLRPLLDSLSDRVVPSDYEARRLLIAVVREFVQMMLEESDPTTDSNSEGRVLSKRCSSLSTCVLGKLSQELHKLQTFPRTDVGAGTPGKKRSVDYEETLEMA, encoded by the exons ATGTTCATGATGAAGATCTCCGCCGTCCTCATCGTCTCCGTCCTCACCGCTTGTCACCTGTACAGCTCACACGCAGCACCGCTCAG acctttaTTAGACTCTCTATCAGACCGTGTGGTTCCAAGTGATTATGAAGCTCGCAGGTTACTGATCGCCGTGGTCAGAGAGTTCGTGCAGATGATGCTGGAGGAGTCGGATCCGACGACCGACAGcaacag CGAGGGCAGAGTGCTGTCCAAACGCTGCTCCAGCCTCAGCACCTGCGTCCTCGGAAAGCTTTCGCAAGAGCTGCACAAATTACAGACGTTCCCGCGGACTGATGTTGGCGCGGGCACGCCTGGGAAGAAACGAAGCGTTGACTACGAGGAAACGCTCGAAATGGCCTAA